CGATATTTTAAAATTCATTGAAGAATTTAAAAAAGAATTTTCGGATATTGCGGTCCACCGTTTTGATGAAAGATTTACATCCAAAATGGCCTCGTTTTTTATTTCACAGAGTGGGAAAAATAAGAAAAAGAGGCAGGAAAAAGGATTAATAGATAAAGTAAGTGCAACCATCATATTGCAGAATTTTTTAGAACAAAGATTAAGATGATACTACCGATAAGAGCTTTTGGGGATCCTGTTTTGAGAAAAGTGGGAAAAGATATAGATAAAGATTACCCCGAATTACAGGAACTGATAGATAATATGTTCGAAACGATGTACAGTGCAAACGGAATTGGTCTTGCTGCACCTCAGATCGGTTTGGATATCCGTCTGTTTGTAATAGATGTGACACCTCTTGCAGAAGATGAGGATTATGAAGACATTAAAGATGAGCTGGCTGAATTTAAAAAAGTATTCATCAATGCCAGAATTCTTGAAGAATCCGGGGAAGAATGGAAGTTTAATGAAGGCTGCCTGTCTATTCCGGATGTGAGAGAAGATGTAAAAAGAAAGGGCACAATCGTTATTGAATATTATGACGAAAATTTTGTAAAACATACAGAAACTTTTTCCGATATTAGAGCCCGCGTAATTCAGCATGAATATGATCACATTGAAGGGATTCTGTTTACCGATCACCTGAGCGCTCTGAAGAAAAAGCTGGTAAAAGGTAAACTGACAAAGATCTCCCAGGGTGACGTAAACATCGGTTACAAAATGAGATTTCCAAAATAATTTAAACAAGGACAAAAAGAGATAATAAAAAGCAAAAAGCCAGTGCTGATTGCAGAATTTACAAAAAATAAAATTATGCTGTTAGAAAAAATAATTTCAATTTCTGGAAAACCAGGACTTTACAAATTAGTTTCTCAATTAAGAAACGGATTCATCATTGAAGATGTTACCAACAAGAAAAAAGTAAGCATTGGAAACTCAAGCCAGGTAAGCTTATTGGATAATATCGCAATGTTTACATTTGAAAAGGAAGTGCCTTTGTTCGAAGTTTTTGAAAATATTGCTAAAAACAACGACTATAAGGAAACGATTTCTCACAAATCTTCAGATGCAGAGCTGAAAGAGTTTATGTTAGCTTCTCTTCCTAACTATGATACTGAAAGAGTATATGCTTCTGATATCAAGAAATTGGCGCAGTGGTACAACATCCTTCAGAAAGCGGGATATATTACTCCTGAAAGCTTTGTGAAAGCAGAACCGGAAACGTTAGATGGTGAGCCTGCTGAAGAAGTAAGCATTGAAAAAGAAGCTAAAAAGGCAGCTCCGAAAGCAGAAAAACCTGCTGCACCAAAAGTAAAAGCTACTTCAGCTGCAAAATCAGCTCCTAAAAGTACACACAGAAAACAAGGATAATTCATTTTTGAATTGAAATATAAAGCCCTGTCAGTACACTACTGACAGGGCTTTTTGCTTTTAAGGAGATGGAGATATCAGTAGCAGCGATTAAGGAAATTTCTGTAAAGATCAAATTTCGACTTTATCTTTAAACGGTAAACATTAAACACGAATCCTGCAACCCACACCCACAACTTTCATCTCCAACGTTTGCAGTAGTGCCAAAATAACCCTTACATTTGTATAACATTGAATTTCCCATTACTTATGAATACGAAACAGGAAAAGCTGGAAGCTTTCGGAAGGTTACTGGATATTATGGATGATTTGCGTGAAAAATGTCCATGGGATCAGAAACAGACTTTACAATCCCTTCGTCATCTTACCCTTGAAGAAACCTATGAGCTTTCTGATGCTATTTTACAGGAAGACCTTCTGGAAATAAAGAAAGAGTTGGGAGATGTCCTGCTTCATTTGGTTTTCTATGCTAAAATCGGCTCTGAGAAAGAAAGCTTTGATATTGCAGACGTGATCAATTCTCTCAACGAAAAGCTGATTTTCCGTCATCCCCATATCTACGGAGATACGGAAGTGAAAGATGAAGAGGAAGTAAAGCAGAATTGGGAAAAACTGAAACTGAAAGAAGGCAATAAATCTATTCTGGGAGGCGTACCCAAAAGTTTGCCCAGTCTGGTGAAGGCTTACAGAATTCAGGATAAAGTGAAAGGAATTGGTTTTGAATTCCATGATGCGGAGGATGCCTGGAAAAAGGTAGATGAAGAAATTCAGGAGTTTCACGAAGAAACGGATCCGGAGAAAAAAGAGCAGGAGCTGGGAGATGTATTTTTCTCATTAATTAACTATGCACGGATATCGGGGATTAATCCGGACTCTGCACTGGAAAGAACCAATCTGAAGTTTATTTCAAGATTCCAGAAGATGGAAAAACTTGCAGATGAGCAGAACCTGAAGCTTGCAGAGATGTCTCTTGAGGAGATGGATGTTCTTTGGGAAAAGGCCAAAAAGCTTCAGTAATCCCGGCTGGAATGATTAATGCTATTTATGTTCATAAAAAAAATAAAAATAAATATGTTACGCTTTCTTATGTTACCCGCTTTGTTTTTACTGAGCTGCAATCCAAAAGCTCAGAATTCACCTCCTAAAGAGGATGAATTGAAAGTAGAGTTTACACTGCCCAAAAAACTGAAAGAAGTTTCAGGAATTACACTTTCCAAGGATAAGAAAACCATCTGGGTGATCGAAGACAGAGGTAATAAAAATGCTGTGTACGGCCTTAATGAGAGTGGTCAGATGGTGGCCAAAGTACCGGTTGAAAATAGTGAAAACACAGATTGGGAAGACATTATATCAGATCCTCAGGGAAATATCTACATCGGGGATTTTGGAAATAATAATAACGACCGGAAGGATCTTGCTATTTTAAAGACAGATCTGAAAGATATTACCCAAACGACAACGAAGGTGATCCAGACTACCAGATTTCATTATCAGGGTCAAACGGAGTTTCCACCGAAAAAATCCAATTTACTTTACGACTGTGAAGGTTTTGTAGAAATGGACGGTAATTTCTATCTTTTTACAAAAAACAGAAGCAAAGGGTTTGACGGGACTTTCCTGGTGTTTAAAGTTCCCAACAGAGAAGGAGATTTTGAAGCAAAATTAATAGGAACCCTAAAGCTTCAGGGAGGCTATAACGATGCGGCTATTACATCGGCAACCATCAACAGTACGAAAGATAAGATTGTATTGCTGACGCATAAAAATATTCATGTTCTTACCGGATTTACCGCTGATGACTTCAATGCTGCCAAGATTCAGAAAATTTCCCTGAACCATAATTCTCAGAAAGAAGCTATTGTTTTTCATGATGATAAAACATTGCTGATTGCAGATGAGAAAGATAAAAGCGAAGGAGGAAACGTATATAAATTTTCTTTTTAGGAGCTATATTCTTATTTTCGCAGTCGATTAAATGACTATGAAAAAATTATTTTATATTGTATTTGCACTCAGCTTATTTTCATGCAGTACAGATAATGATGCAACAGAGAATTCTCAGGCAGATTTAGAACCTGATAAAGGATATATTTTTGAAATGGACCTTCGTTCTGTAATGCCCAGCCCGGAAAAATATTACCGGTTTAGCTATGAAAGCGGACGCTTAAAAAGTATGCTTGGGAGATCTTATCACCATTCAAGTATAGGAAGTGTTTTTCATCCTGATGTACTTACACTATTTACATATTCCAATAATAAGGTACAAATAGATTATTTAGGACCTGAAGGCAGTGAAGTTTATAGAACAGCCTATTATTTGATGGAAAATAACAGACCTGTCAAAGAAGAAATATATGATAATTATACTAAATATCCTTCTTATCTGGTAACATCAAAAACTTATACATACGAAAATAATAAAATAAAAATATACCAAAAAAGAGGAGGAGTAGAATATTACACCACGTACTTTTTTGACAGCCAACAGAATCTTACTAAGAGTGAAATATTACAAAAGGCGGGTGGTATTGATGAAAAAGTTACCACTACCACATATTCTGACTTTGATAATGCTAAAAACCCATTCAAAAAACTCTATCTGATTAACGATGATTTTTATGAAAAAGGTTTGTCCACAAATAATTTCAGGACTAAGGAAACGGTAAGTCAATATCTGCCCACTCCTGCCAATGGTAATACGAACTATCCACCGGGATATGCAAAGGATCAATGGTCTTACAATTACGATTCCAATGGCCAGATATTATTATATTATCCACTTAAAAAGCTGTAATAAATCAAAATCCACAGAGCATATCTGTGGATTTTTTTAATAATAGAGTAGAAATTGAAAATGATTAATTTATTGTATTACGGAGTAAGATAAGATATATGAATATTGCCGCTTGACAACCTGAAATCCTGGGTATATCGGCAGCGTATCCTGAATGTATCACCTGCATTAAAGAAATTGATAGAGGACAGATTATGATTGAGCCCTGTGGTACGTTCACCGTGTCCTGTGGAAATTCCGGCTAAAGTAGTGAGTGTCGGTGAAACCCTTTGAATATAAGAGTTGGCCGTTCCTGCCGTTTGTCCGGTGGGATTTAAATTCAGATCATAGGTCACGTAAGGAACAATATTGTAGAATCCGGGTTTAACCACTGTGAAAAGTCCTGTAGAGGAGTTATAGGTTAAATAAGCCGTATCAATTTTATTGCTCACATTAAAGATGTAGGTTTGGGAATAGTCTTCATGAGTACTGACCGGAGTGCTGTGGGTACCGGTATAGCTTCCGCTGGCCGGGCTGATGTTATTTTTGTTGCCCACATAGATCACTTTTAAAAAGTTCTCTGATTCAATACTTTTCCATACCGGTGCATTTCCGGTTCCGTTTGACATTAAAAATTCGCCCTTATTACCTGAATATCCTTTTGATTGTGCATCACCCCCTACATTCAGGTCCTTTACCACCTGAAGGGAGCCGTTGACATGAAGAGTATTTTGAGGTGTGGGAGTTTTTATCCCTACTTGGGCATGTAGACTTATAAACATGACAGATAATGCCATATATAACAGCTTCTTTTTCATTCAATTGTAGATTTGTTTTGTTTGTTGGGGCAAATATAGAATGTTTTTTAAATGTCTGTTTTTTAATGAATTGACAAACATATTGAGCAATTTATATATTTGATCTACAGGTATAAAAATATGGCCCTTATTTAAAAGCCATATTTGTTTTATTGGTGAAAATATGAATCAAAAAATTAGAATTATTAATTTTATTTTAAATTACATTTTTTTAATAGTTAATTCTTTTTGCTGTTGTAATGTTTTGATTTTTAATGTTTTATAACTAATTTATTGAAAATAATTCTAATGTATAAAATTAGAATTATTTTGTCTTTTTAAAACCTGCATTATTTAGAATTTCATCCCGATTCCTGCAGAAACCCTTCCTCCGTCTGCACCGTAGAAATAGTTCAGACGTGCAGACATCATTTCTACGATACTCAGCCAGACTCCGGCACCGGCAGACTGATGCCATTTTCTGGAATTTTCATTGTCATTCCATACACGGCCAATGTCGTAGCCGATAAGAATTCCCATATTGGCAGGCACAATGTTGTTTCTTATTCTGCCGAAATCCCATCGTATTTCTGAGTTATTGATAAAGTAGGATCTTCCGGAGAATCTCTCGTTCCTGAAGGCTCTCATTCCGTTATTTCCTCCAATAGCAGCAGCCTGATAGAATTCGAAATGATTATTGTTGATCCACATCACGTTGCTGGAATTGGCAAAAACAAAATTTCCCTTTTTGTCAATTCTGTGATCAATGGCTAATCTACCTTTTAAAGTCAGGAAATTTCTGTTGAAATCTGACAGGGTAGCTTTCCAGTTGGCATTCAGCATAAACTCCAGTCCAAGAGTAGGGAAGGCTGCATTGTCTGCATTTTTATAGCCAAAAGTATAATTGGCTCCCACAAACTGCTGGCTGTTGAATACTTCCGGACTTACATCCGGAGACAGGTTGATGAATCTGCCTTCTTTTCTCTGTACCTTATTGTCTTCAAAAGTAAGCTGGATCTGATGGCTGAGGTTCATCCAGCTCTTTTTAGCAATGGATGGTGCAAAACTGAATTTCGAAATTCTTGCCCTGTTGTATTCTCTTTCCGTATTTTCTTTGTCATACGGGCTTTCATTAGACAGCCCAAAGAAATTCTGGGAAAACCTTGGCGTGGTATAGAAGGCATCTAAATTAAGGTCCCATCCGGAAATAGCTTTCTTGAAAATTCCTTTATATTCTACACTGAAACCTGCTGTAGCCGTATAAAAATTGGTTTTTAAGCTATGTCTCTGTGTAAAAGGATCACGGATAAAATTATTCACCGTGTAATTAGCCAGTACGCCAATGATCACTCCGTCATCCGGGTTGTAATCTACATTAGGGTAACCGGCAAAAGCACTGTATTTCGGATGTTTGTAATTGTATGAATTGATATCATAATCATCGGTAATGTTCTTCGTAGCATTACCTGCGTTATAAGTATTCTTCTGCGATTTAAAATCATAGATCTTTACCTTTCTTCCGTCGGCTACATTATACGTATCATGATTATATCCGCCTATCAGCCTGATGGTCATTTTAGGATTTCCCGTACCCACTACCTCATAGATATCATCGTCCTCCAGCCCGTAGATCCATAATTCTTTTGTTTTTGAATCATGGTAGGTTTTCTCAAAAACAAGTTCATTCTGATCTTTATTTTTACCTAATTTATATTGCTGCACCTGTACAGAATGTCCGTTTTTGGTAATGACAAATCTATCCGGGTTCACTGTTCCTGCTAAAGGAACTTTTTTCTGCAATACATCATAATACTGAGACGCATATCCCTGGAGTTTGGTTTTGCGGATTTTCAGTTTTCTCTGGATATCATCTATTGTTTCATCCTGTACTTCTTTCGGAAGATTATGGAAGGCATCATCAATATCGGCATCCGTTAAATGCTCCTGAATGTATTTGGCCTGTGTCTCCCAGTCTTCCTGGGTTGCTCCTTTCAGAAAGACAAGATCCATAGGATAGGGCTCCATTGCAAGCCATTTGACACTGCTGATATCTTCTGTAAAGGTTTTCATATGACGGATTGCAGGAACGTTCATAATAATTTTAAAAGCAGCACCGTCATATTTACTGAAAGCCTGATCCCGGTCTTTAGGAATAGGCTTGTAGATGATCCTGTCTCCCACTTCATATTCTGCCCATTTCCACTGATCGGAATGTCTGTCCCAGTCACCGATCAGCATATCAAAAACCCTTGCCCTGATGTAGGATTCTTTATCTACCGAATATTTGTTGCTTTTGGAAAGATTCTTCAGAACATCATCTGTTGAAACAATATCTTTGGCATTGTCTAATGAGGCTAATGTTTTAGGATCAGAAGAAAAACGTTCTTCAATCATATACATTTCGTCACCATAGTTTTCGTTATATCTTCCTAAAGCCTGCTGTTTGGGAATAAAATATAATTTCGGATTGCTATGGAAAATATTCAGCTTTTCTGACATATTCCCGATGGTAAATGGAGTGAACGGATGATTGGTAGTATAAAAATCCAATAAGAATTTTTCCGGAAACGTATCGGTCAGTTCTTCTCCCAATGTACTTTTCTGGAAAGCCATGTTGTTCAGGAAACGGATGGCACTTTTTTTCACGCCCCGCATTACGAATTCCTGTCCGTCAGCTGCTTTAAGCCTTAAGCTGTTAGACTGGTTTCCTCCTCCTTCTCTGAAAGGGACATAGCCGCCATTCAGTTCAGAAAGGTTGGCCGTAGGTGCTTCAATAGGAATTCCGTAATATTTTCTGTAGTGGTCTCCCCAGAGCCAGCGGTAAAATTTCCCTTTCTGGGTAAGCTGTACCGGATAAATGGTAGAAGAGAATGTAGCCGGAAAAGAATTGGGAAAATTATTCACAAATACATCCGGTTTCGATATCACTGAAATATGGGTGAGTTTTTGAAGCTGAGCATCTTTTGTGGAAAAATATTCAACATCCGTACTCTGGTCTTTTCTGAAATTTAAAACAGCAAATCCGCTGCCACCGTACGAAAAGTCTGTTTTTTCAATTATAGTGGACGGGTCAACTTTAGATCCGGCTCCGCTGATGATCTGCCTCAGATTTCCATCTTCATGATATTGTAAATTATGGTCATGTCCGGACACGAAAATAATATTTTCCTTATCCTGAACAATACTTTTCAGCCTGTTGGCGAGGTCTGCATAATGCCGGTTGTTGATATCTGCGGGGCTTGCGCCTGATGAACTTCTCAACACATTCAGAAAGCTTGCTACAACGGGAACAGGAACCTTACTGTTGAAAGGGAAAAGATGGGATCTGGCCGAACTGAAACCTGCATGGGTTCCGCTGCTGATGATAGGATGGTGCAGGGCAACAATAATTCTTTTACCCTGATTTTTGATGATAAGATCTTTAAATTCGGTAAAGAAATCCTCACGGGTTTTGATATTACAGTTTTTGTTGATTCCCGGGTAATTATCCCAGTTGGTGATCACCCATTCCGTATCAATGGCGATCAGCTTGATGTCTTTGGATATGTTGATATCGTCAATAGGGCAGCCGTTTTTTGGAAGGAAAGCTTTTTTGTCATCAAAATATTTTTTGACGAGTCCTTCCTGGGTGTTGAGCCCTTCCAGTCCACTGTACCAGTCATGATTTCCCGGAATCACCAATGTTTTTCCTTTGAAATTCCTGGTAATGGCGAGCTGATTTTCAAGTTTTATTTTTGCTGAATCATAATCTTTATCAGTTTCTTTAGGCATTCCGTTAGGGTAGATGTTATCACCTAAAAAGATCAGCATAGAATTGCTATCTGCGGAGTCCAGCTTGCCTTTCAGTAAATTTAAGGTCTTTTTTGCCTGGGGTTCATCTGCATTTCCGGCATCTCCAATCAGGAACAGTTTAAAATCACTTTCAGATTTAATGTCAGAATTTTTTACTTCAAATAAGTTTTTGCCCTTTTGTACGTTATATGTAGCGCAGGAGTAAAGGGCTCCGGCGGACATTACTGTTCTCAGAACAACAGAAGTATTTTTTAGATGAGTTTTAAAGGATAAATTCATAAATTTACATTAACAAAATTTCAGGGATGAGCATTCTACACAAAGCTAAAAATTATGTTGAAATCTTATTCAAAGATAAGTTATCTTCAGTATATTTTTATCATAATTTTATCCATACTGCCTATACAGTGAATAAGGCAGAGGAAATTATGAAAAATACTCCTGTTTCAGATGATGATCAGGAGAAAGTACTCGTAGCATTATGGTTTCATGATACCGGATATATAGAATGTGCCAAGAATCATGAGGAAAGAAGTGTGGAGATTATGAAAGAGTTTCTGCACCAGGAAAACTATCCTGAAAACTATATTTCAGATGTTGAAAAGCTGATCCTGGCAACAAAAATTACCTATGAACCACAGAATCTGTTGGAGAAAATAGTAAAAGATGCCGATTTCAGCCACTTTGCAGGTCATGACTACAATGATATTTCCGATGCGCTGAGAAAAGAATGGGAACTGACGAACGTGAGGTGTTTTTCCAATGATGAATGGAATGCCGGTAATCTGGATATGCTGAAAAATAAACATACTTACTATACAGATTACGCCAAGGAAAACTGGGAACCTCTAAAAAAGAAGAACATTAAAAAGATTGAGAAGAAATTGAATAAGGAAGAGGATAAAAAAGAGACCGCCGAAAGTAAATCTGAAGGAAAAAAAGAAAAGGAAAAATCAGACAGGAGTGTAGACACGCTCTTCAGGGTTACATTAAATAATCATACGAGACTCAGTGACATTGCAGACAGCAAAGCGAATATTCTACTGTCTGTAAACGCCATCATTATTTCAGTCTGTCTGTCCGTTTTGGTTCCCAAGCTGGATGCCCCGAAAAATTCCCACCTGATCCTTCCCAGTTTTATCTTATTGTTGTCAAGTGTACTGACGATTATATTTGCGATCCTTTCTACAAAGCCCAATGTAACCAAAACAACATTTTCAGCCCAGGATATTATCAACAGAAAAGTCAATCTGCTGTTCTTTGGAAACTTCCAGCAGATGCAGTTTGATGAATACCATAACGCCATGAAAGACCTGATCAAAGACAGGGATTATATTTATGACTCTATGGTCAAAGACCTGTATTATCTGGGAAAAGTTCTTGACCGTAAATACAAGCTTTTATCGATCACGTATAAGATCTTTATGGCCGGGATTATTATTTCCGTGCTGTCTTTTGGCTTTGCTTTTCTGAGCCTTTAAACGAAAACAATATATTATTATAAAGCCGGACAATTTTCTTTGTCCGGCTTTTTTTCTTTATTGATCTTGATTGTGACTGATGGAAACCCTCAACGCCAAGAGTCCGGTAATCCCCTGGAGATCTTCTACCCTGAGGAATTCTATATCATGTTGCAGAATGCCTTTTTTCTGCAGTTTGGAGATATAATCCAGATATTCTTTCTGGTTTTCCATTCCGAAATAGACGATGGTAATCTTTCCGGGAGCGGTAATACGTTCTGCAGAATCCTTGATATGGGCTTTATCTAAGCGTTTTTTGATGATCTCATAATAGGAATTGTAGGCTCCGTCTACATCAAAACGTTTTTCATCCATTCTGAAACGGATGTCTATCTTTTCGTTATATACAAAGATCAGGGAAGCGATATCCAGCTGAACGGGAAGGGCTTTTTTAAATGACTGGAATTCCAGTTCCATTTTACAGATGGTTTTCAGCTGCCAGTACCTCAATTTATGAACTACTTTGAAGGTGTAATGCAGCTCCGGAGCAATAGAATGGCCAATATAGAGATTATGTTCCACCCCGTCAGACTTAAATCTTTCATAATAATGTGGAAAAATGTCCTGGGCTTTCACCTGGCTTTCATCCAGCATATCTGCAAGTTTCCTGTTGACAAGCGTTATGGAGTCATCCAGATTCTTTCTGTGGCTGTAAAAAAGATCGGTTTGAGCCATCACCTGAGCAAAATACTCTTTGATTTTAGTTTTGATCTCCCTGGAGGTTTTGATTTCCAGTTTTCCCTGTAAGAATGGATGAATCTCTTCCCTCAGCAACCTTTGGAAACGCTGTTCGGTATCCGCTTTGATCTCATTGTTCAGTTCATTTTCAAAAACATCCAGTGCCAGCAGAAATTTTTCTGAATCTGAATTC
This window of the Chryseobacterium arthrosphaerae genome carries:
- the ruvX gene encoding Holliday junction resolvase RuvX, with amino-acid sequence MGQILAIDYGKARCGIAVTDDMQIIASGLETVDNRLLMDFLKKYFSENKVEEVVIGLPTDLKGNVSEVETDILKFIEEFKKEFSDIAVHRFDERFTSKMASFFISQSGKNKKKRQEKGLIDKVSATIILQNFLEQRLR
- the def gene encoding peptide deformylase — its product is MILPIRAFGDPVLRKVGKDIDKDYPELQELIDNMFETMYSANGIGLAAPQIGLDIRLFVIDVTPLAEDEDYEDIKDELAEFKKVFINARILEESGEEWKFNEGCLSIPDVREDVKRKGTIVIEYYDENFVKHTETFSDIRARVIQHEYDHIEGILFTDHLSALKKKLVKGKLTKISQGDVNIGYKMRFPK
- a CDS encoding DUF5606 family protein, which encodes MLLEKIISISGKPGLYKLVSQLRNGFIIEDVTNKKKVSIGNSSQVSLLDNIAMFTFEKEVPLFEVFENIAKNNDYKETISHKSSDAELKEFMLASLPNYDTERVYASDIKKLAQWYNILQKAGYITPESFVKAEPETLDGEPAEEVSIEKEAKKAAPKAEKPAAPKVKATSAAKSAPKSTHRKQG
- the mazG gene encoding nucleoside triphosphate pyrophosphohydrolase; translated protein: MNTKQEKLEAFGRLLDIMDDLREKCPWDQKQTLQSLRHLTLEETYELSDAILQEDLLEIKKELGDVLLHLVFYAKIGSEKESFDIADVINSLNEKLIFRHPHIYGDTEVKDEEEVKQNWEKLKLKEGNKSILGGVPKSLPSLVKAYRIQDKVKGIGFEFHDAEDAWKKVDEEIQEFHEETDPEKKEQELGDVFFSLINYARISGINPDSALERTNLKFISRFQKMEKLADEQNLKLAEMSLEEMDVLWEKAKKLQ
- a CDS encoding NHL repeat-containing protein, whose translation is MLRFLMLPALFLLSCNPKAQNSPPKEDELKVEFTLPKKLKEVSGITLSKDKKTIWVIEDRGNKNAVYGLNESGQMVAKVPVENSENTDWEDIISDPQGNIYIGDFGNNNNDRKDLAILKTDLKDITQTTTKVIQTTRFHYQGQTEFPPKKSNLLYDCEGFVEMDGNFYLFTKNRSKGFDGTFLVFKVPNREGDFEAKLIGTLKLQGGYNDAAITSATINSTKDKIVLLTHKNIHVLTGFTADDFNAAKIQKISLNHNSQKEAIVFHDDKTLLIADEKDKSEGGNVYKFSF
- a CDS encoding metallophosphoesterase, which codes for MNLSFKTHLKNTSVVLRTVMSAGALYSCATYNVQKGKNLFEVKNSDIKSESDFKLFLIGDAGNADEPQAKKTLNLLKGKLDSADSNSMLIFLGDNIYPNGMPKETDKDYDSAKIKLENQLAITRNFKGKTLVIPGNHDWYSGLEGLNTQEGLVKKYFDDKKAFLPKNGCPIDDINISKDIKLIAIDTEWVITNWDNYPGINKNCNIKTREDFFTEFKDLIIKNQGKRIIVALHHPIISSGTHAGFSSARSHLFPFNSKVPVPVVASFLNVLRSSSGASPADINNRHYADLANRLKSIVQDKENIIFVSGHDHNLQYHEDGNLRQIISGAGSKVDPSTIIEKTDFSYGGSGFAVLNFRKDQSTDVEYFSTKDAQLQKLTHISVISKPDVFVNNFPNSFPATFSSTIYPVQLTQKGKFYRWLWGDHYRKYYGIPIEAPTANLSELNGGYVPFREGGGNQSNSLRLKAADGQEFVMRGVKKSAIRFLNNMAFQKSTLGEELTDTFPEKFLLDFYTTNHPFTPFTIGNMSEKLNIFHSNPKLYFIPKQQALGRYNENYGDEMYMIEERFSSDPKTLASLDNAKDIVSTDDVLKNLSKSNKYSVDKESYIRARVFDMLIGDWDRHSDQWKWAEYEVGDRIIYKPIPKDRDQAFSKYDGAAFKIIMNVPAIRHMKTFTEDISSVKWLAMEPYPMDLVFLKGATQEDWETQAKYIQEHLTDADIDDAFHNLPKEVQDETIDDIQRKLKIRKTKLQGYASQYYDVLQKKVPLAGTVNPDRFVITKNGHSVQVQQYKLGKNKDQNELVFEKTYHDSKTKELWIYGLEDDDIYEVVGTGNPKMTIRLIGGYNHDTYNVADGRKVKIYDFKSQKNTYNAGNATKNITDDYDINSYNYKHPKYSAFAGYPNVDYNPDDGVIIGVLANYTVNNFIRDPFTQRHSLKTNFYTATAGFSVEYKGIFKKAISGWDLNLDAFYTTPRFSQNFFGLSNESPYDKENTEREYNRARISKFSFAPSIAKKSWMNLSHQIQLTFEDNKVQRKEGRFINLSPDVSPEVFNSQQFVGANYTFGYKNADNAAFPTLGLEFMLNANWKATLSDFNRNFLTLKGRLAIDHRIDKKGNFVFANSSNVMWINNNHFEFYQAAAIGGNNGMRAFRNERFSGRSYFINNSEIRWDFGRIRNNIVPANMGILIGYDIGRVWNDNENSRKWHQSAGAGVWLSIVEMMSARLNYFYGADGGRVSAGIGMKF
- a CDS encoding Pycsar system effector family protein, yielding MSILHKAKNYVEILFKDKLSSVYFYHNFIHTAYTVNKAEEIMKNTPVSDDDQEKVLVALWFHDTGYIECAKNHEERSVEIMKEFLHQENYPENYISDVEKLILATKITYEPQNLLEKIVKDADFSHFAGHDYNDISDALRKEWELTNVRCFSNDEWNAGNLDMLKNKHTYYTDYAKENWEPLKKKNIKKIEKKLNKEEDKKETAESKSEGKKEKEKSDRSVDTLFRVTLNNHTRLSDIADSKANILLSVNAIIISVCLSVLVPKLDAPKNSHLILPSFILLLSSVLTIIFAILSTKPNVTKTTFSAQDIINRKVNLLFFGNFQQMQFDEYHNAMKDLIKDRDYIYDSMVKDLYYLGKVLDRKYKLLSITYKIFMAGIIISVLSFGFAFLSL